In one Lolium rigidum isolate FL_2022 chromosome 3, APGP_CSIRO_Lrig_0.1, whole genome shotgun sequence genomic region, the following are encoded:
- the LOC124695500 gene encoding uncharacterized protein LOC124695500 — protein sequence MSNPSQGKKKGGSSTQRPARPQVDLNPTNPIQSAAPPYVVMGTSASSLLHRRPVRRHGYKSLPDRHDEEEKQEKHEEFIFFEEERQGPAALEARGAMLRDRARRREGTVFDTGKDLRESALCYLVALNWGKAGLAFAEQAMYGLELGDGPGAATALLRSAKCYVEMEHISQNNVAFVERALEEATALFVKAGDLELAAVSCLELAEFYMDRQDLGSALDLYEQAAEYCRRMGGGHLEGWRQCTYKAKVVRNLLHNEDALRLEGVLPVEDYKRKSAGYIRLSDPDWRLRVSELYLSTTHPVVGRPVV from the exons ATGTCCAAT CCCAGCCAAGGAAAGAAAAAGGGAGGATCGTCCACCCAGCGCCCCGCAAGGCCGCAAGTCGATCTCAACCCAACCAATCCAATCCAATCCGCCGCGCCGCCGTACGTCGTGATGGGCACGTCAGCTTCGTCGTTGCTGCACCGGCGCCCCGTCCGCCGCCACGGCTACAAGTCGCTCCCTGATCGCCACGACGAGGAggagaagcaggagaaacatgaggAGTTCATATTCTTCGAGGAGGAGAGGCAAGGGCCGGCGGCTCTGGAGGCGCGCGGCGCCATGCTGAGGGACAGAGCGCGCCGCCGGGAAGGCACCGTCTTCGACACCGGGAAGGACCTGAGGGAGTCTGCCCTCTGCTACCTCGTCGCCTTAAACT GGGGCAAAGCTGGACTGGCATTCGCCGAGCAGGCCATGTACGGCCTCGAGCTAGGCGACGGGCCGGGCGCGGCGACCGCGTTGCTCCGTTCCGCAAAATGCTACGTGGAGATGGAGCACATAAGCCAGAACAATGTCGCCTTCGTGGAGCGGGCCCTGGAGGAGGCAACGGCGCTGTTCGTCAAGGCGGGTGACTTGGAGCTAGCCGCCGTCAGCTGCCTGGAGCTGGCCGAGTTCTACATGGACCGGCAGGACCTGGGGAGCGCGCTGGACTTGTACGAGCAGGCCGCCGAGTACTGCCGCCGCATGGGCGGCGGGCACCTCGAAGGCTGGCGGCAGTGCACGTACAAGGCCAAGGTGGTCAGGAATCTGCTGCACAACGAGGATGCGCTCCGCCTCGAGGGGGTGCTGCCCGTCGAGGATTACAAGAGGAAGTCCGCCGGGTACATCCGGTTGTCCGACCCTGACTGGCGCCTCCGAGTGTCTGAGCTGTACCTTTCGACCACTCATCCTGTAGTAGGACGTCCTGTTGTGTAG
- the LOC124702306 gene encoding ATP-dependent DNA helicase MER3 homolog: MAATGPLGGDSYALRCVSDLPPPFRPVFGFRYFNSLQSECFPACYLSDVNMVVSAPTGSGKTALFELCILRLLSRFLTPDWRFSLVKGTLKTIYIAPMKALVQEKMRDWTAKLGTLGINCLEMTGDSEFYNKKAIHDSDLILTTPEKFDSMSRNGIRDGGLGFFSDIALVLIDEVHLLNDPRGASLEAVVSRIKMLSRLGHMKSSPLANVRFIAVSATISNAEDIAEWLLAPPEGLKRFGEEMRPVKLTTKVLGYAAAKNDFLFERRLQSFIFDILMQHSRGKSALVFCSTRKGAQEAAQCLSQTGGSHGYSNPFMKSMQQYERLREASLTCNDKQLQSCIVHGVGFHNGGLGSKDRSLVEGLFLKGDLQILCTTNTLAQGINLPAHTVVIKSTQFFNKEKSSYIEYERSMVLQMCGRAGRPPFDDTGTVVIMTRRETVHLYENLLRGCEMVESQLLPCAVEHLNAEIVQLTVSDITLAIEWLKCSYLYIRIKKNPEHYGIKRGIPCDLLEKQMRDICVEKIHELGEYGLIWTDEDGFLLKPLEPGRLMTKFYLKFDTMKLIVKASACCTLEDLLYIICRSAEISWIQLRRNDKKTLNDINTDKEGRLRFHVLTENGKKKKRIMTREDKIFVLANDCLTGDPLMHDLSFNQETNSICSNGCRIAKCMKEYFIYKKSYKSAINSMLLGKCLDQKLWESSPLLLKQLPGIGIVTAKALKNVGVDSFESLAAADARKLESATGRNYPFGNQIKESLSALPPKIDIQIEDVGNRQGKSTIIVTLSRQSQAVRSSKQNYADMVVGSEEDNIILFHEKIRAREFSSPYSVKLFVPCPQGARVTLKADLIFEEHVGIDIHTKHVISREDDLHVTNLPADLCLVSSRTTQAHIGRSPLSKEVCVIEDDDSVNAPDKAENIPGTRKFNNLASLEVPSFDLLLEEDNGDTEDASFYEPVEAECKGATSNTIFDHIRKKSRDFPTLMLSKSMDSSYEPLILKKMKTSRDQFDLDQGSLHANEVSPMDSEHTEATVSPTNTAEKCRRILSRSSEKSCSLFAEKIDSPLEKSKILTRSPYEISLQFPGRRDSPSEKSKILSRIANENSLQFAARRDSLSEKTKVAWTTPDENSGQFAGKMDSLSEKCKVMIRPPVDNTLQFPARRDSLSEKAKVAWTTPDENTLQFAVRRESPPEKSKVFSRTSDENRLQFAGKMDSSSEKSNVLSRTSDENCLQFAGKMDSSSEKSNVLSITPDENCLRFAGKTDSSSEKSNVLSRTPEVNSLQFAGRADNPPEKNKLVFGLPFSDFQAMQSTKQVPAAVQPLRIQEYCKDILASSKSREFKSIFSFL; the protein is encoded by the exons ATGGCGGCGACGGGGCCTCTCGGCGGCGACTCCTACGCGCTGCGGTGCGTCTCCGACCTGCCGCCGCCATTCCGCCCCGTGTTCGGGTTCAG GTACTTCAATTCCCTGCAGAGCGAGTGCTTCCCCGCGTGTTACCTCTCGGATGTGAACATGGTTGTCTCCGCGCCCACTGGGAGCGGCAAGACCGCGCTGTTTGAGCTCTGCATTCTGAGGCTCCTCTCCAGGTTCCTCACACCAGACTGGAGGTTCAGCCTGGTAAAAGGAACTCTCAAAACA ATCTATATCGCTCCCATGAAGGCGCTGGTGCAGGAGAAGATGCGGGACTGGACGGCGAAGCTGGGCACACTGGGGATCAATTGCTTGGAGATGACTGGTGATAGTGAGTTCTACAACAAGAAGGCCATACATGATTCTGACTTAATCCTCACCACTCCCGAG AAATTCGATTCCATGAGTCGTAACGGAATAAGGGATGGAGGACTGGGTTTCTTCAGTGATATTGCTCTGGTCCTTATCGATGAGGTTCATCTCCTTAATGATCCACGTGGTGCTTCCCTGGAAGCAGTGGTCAGTAGAATAAAAATGCTTTCTAGACTTGGCCACATGAAATCTTCTCCTCTCGCAAATGTTCGATTCATAGCAGTCTCTGCCACTATCTCTAATGCTGAGGATATAG CGGAGTGGCTTCTAGCACCCCCTGAAGGATTGAAAAG ATTTGGAGAAGAGATGAGGCCAGTGAAGTTGACAACCAAAGTTCTTG GTTATGCTGCAGCCAAAAATGACTTCCTTTTCGAGAGG AGGCTGCAAAGTTTCATTTTCG ATATACTGATGCAACATTCAAGAGGGAAGTCTGCACTTGTTTTCTGTTCTACAAGAAAAGGTGCACAAGAAGCAGCACAGTGCCTTTCACAAACTGGAGGGTCTCATGGCTATTCAAATCCATTCATGAAATCGATGCAGCAATATGAACGTCTACGGGAGGCTTCCTTAACCTGTAATGACAAGCAGCTGCAGTCTTGCATTGTGCATGGAG TTGGTTTTCATAATGGTGGTCTTGGCTCAAAGGATCGGAGTCTTGTTGAGGGGCTTTTCCTGAAGGGCGATCTTCAAATTCTATGCACGACAAATACTTTGGCACAGGGCATCAACTTACCTGCACATACAGTAGTTATAAAGTCGACACAGTTTTT CAACAAAGAGAAGAGCTCGTATATAGAGTATGAGAGATCCATGGTGCTTCAG ATGTGTGGGAGGGCTGGCCGTCCTCCATTTGATGATACTGGAACAGTTGTAATTATGACAAGAAGAGAAACA GTTCATCTATATGAGAACCTTCTCCGTGGATGTGAAATGGTTGAGTCTCA GTTGCTGCCATGCGCAGTGGAGCATTTAAACGCAGAAATTGTTCAATTGACAGTGTCTGACATAACTTTGGCAATTGAATGGCTCAAGTGTTCATATTTGTACATCAGAATAAAAAAG AATCCTGAGCACTATGGAATTAAGAGAGGGATTCCTTGTGATCTCCTTGAGAAACAAATGAGAG ATATATGTGTTGAGAAGATACATGAGTTGGGTGAGTACGGGCTAATTTGGACAGATGAAGATGGTTTTCTTCTAAAACCATTAG AACCTGGGAGGCTGATGACAAAATTCTATCTGAAGTTTGATACGATGAAGCTTATTGTCAAAGCTTCTGCATGTTGCACTTTGGAAGATTTATTGTATATCATCTGCCGCTCTGCAGAGATTTCTT GGATCCAACTACGTCGAAATGATAAGAAGACTCTAAATGACATAAACACCGATAAAGAGGGAAGGCTTCGGTTCCATGTTCTCACTGagaatggaaaaaagaaaaagcgtATCATGACAAGAGAAGATAAAATATTTGTATTAGCAAATGACTGTTTAACAGGGGACCCCCTAATGCACGATTTATCCTTCAACCag GAAACAAATTCTATATGCTCAAATGGGTGTAGGATCGCCAAATGCATGAAAGAATATTTCATATACAAAAAGAGTTACAAATCTGCCATCAACTCTATGCTCCTTGGGAAATGCCTAGACCAAAAACTTTGGGAAAGTAGTCCACTTTTACTGAAACAACTTCCTGGAATTGGAATTGTTACAGCAAAG GCCCTGAAGAATGTTGGAGTTGATTCCTTCGAGAGCCTTGCAGCTGCTGATGCTAGAAAGCTGGAAAGTGCAACGGGGCGCAATTATCCATTTGGAAATCAGATAAAGGAATCCTTGTCAGCATTACCACCAAAAATTGACATACAAATTGAAGATGTTGGAAACAGACAAGGAAAATCAACCATTATTGTAACCCTAAGTCGTCAATCACAGGCAGTTCGATCCAGTAAACAGAACTATGCTGACATG GTTGTGGGCTCGGAGGAAGACAATATAATCCTTTTTCATGAGAAAATAAG GGCTCGAGAGTTTTCCAG CCCATATTCTGTAAAACTTTTTGTGCCGTGCCCCCAGGGTGCCAGGGTGACACTAAAGGCTGATCTGATATTTGAAGAACACG TTGGCATTGATATCCACACGAAGCATGTGATCAGCAGGGAGGATGATTTGCATGTGACAAATCTTCCTGCTGATCTTTGTTTGGTTAGCTCCAGGACAACTCAAGCTCACATTGGACGGAGCCCACTATCAAAAGAGGTTTGTGTTATAGAAGATGATGACAGTGTCAACGCTCCAGACAAAGCTGAAAATATTCCTGGAACGAGAAAATTTAACAACTTGGCATCACT AGAGGTCCCCAGCTTTGATCTACTACTTGAAGAAGACAATGGAG ATACGGAAGATGCGTCGTTTTATGAACCAGTAGAAGCAGAATGCAAAGGTGCCACCAGCAACACAATATTTGATCACATACGCAAGAAATCCAGAGATTTTCCAACTCTGATGTTGTCGAAGTCCATGGATAGCTCCTATGAACCTTTGAtactgaagaagatgaagacatcgAGGGACCAGTTTGACTTAGATCAGGGAAGCCTGCATGCGAATGAGGTGTCACCAATGGATTCTGAACATACTGAGGCTACAGTGTCTCCGACCAATACAGCCGAGAAGTGTCGGAGGATCCTGAGCCGAAGTTCAGAGAAGAGCTGCTctctgtttgcagagaaaattgaCAGCCCACTTGAGAAGAGCAAGATCCTGACCAGATCTCCTTATGAAATCTCTCTTCAGTTTCCAGGCAGGAGGGACAGCCCATCTGAGAAGAGCAAGATCCTGAGCAGAATTGCAAATGAAAACTCTCTTCAATTTGCTGCCAGAAGGGACAGCCTATCTGAGAAGACCAAGGTCGCGTGGACAACACCTGATGAGAACAGTGGTCAATTTGCAGGCAAAATGGACAGCCTATCTGAGAAGTGCAAGGTCATGATCAGACCTCCAGTTGACAACACTCTTCAGTTTCCTGCCAGAAGGGACAGCCTATCTGAGAAGGCCAAGGTCGCATGGACAACGCCTGATGAGAACACTCTTCAGTTTGCAGTCAGAAGGGAGAGCCCAcctgaaaagagcaaggtcttcagcAGAACTTCTGATGAGAACCGTCTCCAGTTTGCAGGCAAAATGGACAGCTCGTCCGAGAAGAGCAATGTCTTGAGCAGAACTTCTGATGAGAACTGTCTCCAGTTTGCAGGCAAAATGGACAGCTCGTCGGAGAAGAGCAATGTCTTGAGCATAACTCCTGATGAGAATTGTCTCCGCTTTGCAGGAAAAACTGACAGCTCGTCTGAGAAGAGCAATGTCTTGAGCAGAACTCCTGAAGTGAACTCTCTGCAGTTTGCAGGCAGAGCGGACAACCCGCCAGAGAAGAACAAATTAGTTTTCGGCCTCCCCTTCTCAGATTTCCAGGCTATGCAATCTACAAAGCAAGTTCCAGCCGCAGTTCAGCCTCTCAGGATTCAAGAGTATTGCAAAGATATATTGGCAAGTTCAAAGAGCAGAGAGTTCAAGAGTATCTTCTCCTTCCTGTGA